From Pseudomonas sp. LS1212, the proteins below share one genomic window:
- a CDS encoding inorganic triphosphatase — protein sequence MQKETEIKLRVSRETLAALREHPLLKKRNKSGWERRELFNQYFDTPERDLAAAKVALRLRRDGEVIIQTLKTRGQSVAGLSERTEHEWHLPKAKLDLKKLDGECWPTELAELDKKTIKPMFTTDFVREYAEIAWGRGKAKVVIEAALDLGKVLVGKQSEEICELELELREGEPGALLELAAELAETLPLMPCDISKAERGYRLFDAGSYSLSLPAPEITAQMPLDDAFAALAWHLLASSQRLAEQYRFNGHWRLLEDWVERLIELRGLVGSLGQAAPRTTTHDLRASLDALLEDWRPLVLAGHDDEDVRKAAPEQFAEELLDTRWGQFSLNTSRWLLARSWTVGRNTRGNRQGAAQLSNWLGHFLAEEAAALQLPRYQQQPEDLAEQLPRIERIQAWLHLARNVLESPDLDRLYGEMNKLQHLANLPLGETVLQDRVQQAMTVFQSRGWKHLLRK from the coding sequence ATGCAGAAAGAAACCGAAATCAAACTGCGCGTCAGCCGCGAAACACTGGCTGCCCTGCGCGAACACCCGCTGCTGAAGAAGCGCAACAAAAGTGGCTGGGAACGCCGTGAGCTGTTCAATCAGTATTTCGACACCCCCGAGCGCGATCTGGCGGCGGCCAAGGTAGCCCTGCGCCTGCGTCGCGACGGCGAGGTCATCATCCAGACCCTCAAGACCCGTGGCCAGAGTGTCGCTGGCCTGTCCGAGCGCACCGAACACGAATGGCATCTGCCCAAGGCCAAGCTCGACCTGAAAAAGCTCGATGGCGAATGCTGGCCGACGGAACTGGCCGAGCTGGACAAGAAAACCATCAAGCCCATGTTCACCACAGACTTCGTTCGTGAGTACGCTGAAATCGCCTGGGGCCGTGGCAAGGCCAAAGTAGTCATTGAAGCGGCGCTGGACCTGGGCAAGGTCCTGGTCGGCAAACAGTCCGAAGAAATCTGCGAGCTGGAACTGGAATTGCGCGAAGGCGAGCCAGGCGCCCTGCTGGAACTGGCTGCCGAGTTGGCCGAAACCCTGCCGCTGATGCCTTGCGATATCAGCAAGGCCGAGCGCGGCTATCGCCTGTTCGACGCCGGCAGTTACTCACTGAGCCTGCCAGCGCCGGAAATCACCGCGCAAATGCCGCTCGACGATGCCTTTGCCGCCTTGGCCTGGCACCTGCTGGCAAGCAGCCAGCGGCTGGCCGAGCAGTATCGTTTCAATGGCCACTGGCGCTTGCTGGAAGATTGGGTCGAGCGCTTGATCGAACTTCGCGGCCTGGTTGGCAGCCTCGGTCAGGCCGCTCCGCGCACTACCACTCACGATCTGCGCGCGAGCCTCGACGCCCTGCTCGAAGACTGGCGCCCACTGGTCCTGGCCGGTCACGACGACGAAGATGTGCGCAAGGCAGCTCCCGAGCAATTCGCCGAAGAACTGCTCGATACCCGCTGGGGCCAGTTCTCCCTGAACACCTCACGCTGGCTGCTGGCCCGTTCGTGGACGGTGGGGCGCAACACCCGTGGCAATCGTCAGGGCGCCGCGCAACTGAGCAACTGGCTGGGCCACTTCCTCGCCGAAGAAGCTGCCGCGCTGCAACTGCCACGCTACCAGCAGCAACCGGAAGACCTCGCCGAGCAACTGCCGCGCATCGAGCGCATCCAGGCCTGGCTGCACCTGGCCCGCAATGTGCTGGAATCGCCGGACCTGGACCGTCTCTACGGGGAAATGAACAAGCTTCAGCACCTGGCCAACCTGCCACTGGGCGAAACCGTGCTGCAAGATCGTGTCCAGCAGGCCATGACCGTATTCCAGAGCCGTGGCTGGAAACATTTGCTGCGCAAGTGA
- a CDS encoding NfeD family protein, whose protein sequence is MWQYLQHLSFWDWLALGTLLLILEVFGAGGYLLWVGVAAAGVGVITFVIPSLPWTLHFLLFGLLSVFTAVFWWRRQHGVASPSDQPGLNMRRQELIGRTFVVQEAIVGGRGKIKVGDGFWIVKGADLPVGARVIVTEQEGAVLLVQPVD, encoded by the coding sequence ATGTGGCAATACCTGCAACATCTGTCCTTCTGGGACTGGCTGGCACTCGGCACCCTGCTGTTGATCCTCGAAGTGTTTGGCGCCGGCGGCTATCTGCTGTGGGTCGGTGTCGCCGCAGCGGGGGTCGGGGTGATCACTTTCGTTATTCCGAGCCTGCCATGGACCTTGCATTTTCTGCTGTTCGGTTTGCTCTCGGTGTTCACCGCGGTGTTCTGGTGGCGCCGTCAGCACGGTGTCGCCAGCCCAAGTGACCAACCGGGCTTGAACATGCGCAGGCAGGAGCTGATTGGCCGCACATTCGTGGTTCAGGAAGCGATTGTCGGTGGGCGTGGAAAAATCAAGGTCGGAGACGGTTTCTGGATCGTCAAGGGCGCCGATCTTCCCGTGGGTGCACGGGTAATCGTGACTGAACAGGAAGGCGCTGTTCTATTGGTGCAACCCGTCGATTGA
- the gcvH gene encoding glycine cleavage system protein GcvH has product MSDIPAELRFAESHEWARMEADGTVTVGISDHAQEALGDVVFVELTEVGNVFGAGDQAGVVESVKAASDIYSPIAGEVVAVNEELSGTPELLNSDPYGAWIFKLKPANTADLDKLLDAGGYKNAIGE; this is encoded by the coding sequence ATGAGCGATATCCCTGCCGAGCTGCGTTTTGCCGAAAGCCATGAATGGGCCCGAATGGAAGCCGATGGCACCGTGACCGTCGGTATTTCCGATCACGCACAGGAAGCCCTGGGCGATGTGGTGTTCGTCGAATTGACAGAAGTAGGCAATGTCTTTGGTGCTGGCGATCAGGCTGGCGTGGTCGAGTCGGTCAAGGCCGCTTCCGATATCTACTCCCCGATTGCCGGTGAAGTGGTTGCAGTCAATGAAGAGTTGAGCGGCACCCCGGAACTGCTGAACTCCGACCCGTACGGCGCCTGGATCTTCAAATTGAAGCCAGCCAATACCGCCGATCTGGACAAACTGCTCGACGCTGGCGGCTACAAAAACGCTATCGGCGAATAG
- the argE gene encoding acetylornithine deacetylase — protein sequence MPLPSMKDQFAALIAAPSVSCTQPALDQSNREVIDLLATWLGDLGFACDIQQVSPGKFNLLASFGTGPGGLVLAGHSDTVPYDAGLWQTDPLKLTEVDGRWVGLGSCDMKGFFALVIEAVQPLLAQPFKQPLLILATCDEESSMAGARALAEAGRPLGRAAVIGEPTGLKPIRLHKGVMMERIDILGRSGHSSDPSLGHSALEAMHGAIGQLMELRSQWQQQYRNPQFSVPQPTLNFGCIHGGDNPNRICGQCSLEFDLRPLPGMDPQVLRAAIRQKLEPLAELHQVRIDYAPLFAEVPPFEQAADAELVRVAERLTGHRAEAVAFGTEAPYLQRLGCETLVLGPGDIACAHQPGEYLEMSRLEPTVRLLRELIEYYCLSPVIAR from the coding sequence ATGCCGTTGCCGTCAATGAAAGACCAGTTCGCTGCCTTGATCGCGGCGCCATCGGTCAGTTGCACCCAACCCGCTCTGGATCAGTCCAACCGCGAGGTGATCGATCTCTTGGCGACCTGGCTGGGGGACCTGGGCTTTGCCTGCGATATCCAGCAAGTGTCGCCGGGCAAATTCAACTTGCTCGCCAGTTTCGGCACCGGCCCCGGTGGTCTGGTGCTGGCCGGGCACAGCGACACGGTGCCCTACGATGCAGGCCTGTGGCAAACCGACCCGCTCAAGCTGACTGAAGTCGATGGCCGCTGGGTGGGCCTGGGCAGTTGCGACATGAAAGGCTTCTTCGCCCTGGTCATCGAGGCGGTGCAACCTTTGCTGGCGCAGCCGTTCAAGCAACCACTGCTGATTCTTGCCACGTGCGATGAAGAAAGCTCCATGGCCGGGGCCCGCGCCTTGGCCGAAGCGGGGCGGCCGCTCGGGCGGGCCGCCGTGATCGGCGAGCCCACGGGCTTGAAACCGATCCGGCTGCACAAGGGCGTGATGATGGAGCGCATCGATATTCTCGGCCGCAGCGGCCACTCCTCCGACCCGAGCCTGGGCCACAGTGCGCTGGAGGCCATGCACGGTGCCATTGGTCAGTTGATGGAGTTGCGCAGTCAGTGGCAACAGCAGTACCGCAATCCGCAGTTCAGCGTGCCCCAGCCGACCCTGAACTTCGGTTGTATTCACGGGGGCGACAACCCCAACCGGATCTGCGGCCAATGTTCGCTGGAGTTCGACCTGCGCCCTTTGCCGGGCATGGACCCGCAGGTGCTGCGCGCGGCGATCCGGCAAAAGCTCGAACCCCTGGCCGAGCTGCATCAGGTACGGATCGACTACGCACCGCTATTCGCCGAAGTTCCGCCCTTCGAGCAGGCCGCAGACGCCGAGCTGGTGCGGGTCGCCGAACGTCTGACCGGTCATCGTGCCGAAGCGGTGGCGTTTGGCACCGAAGCGCCTTATCTTCAGCGTCTGGGGTGTGAAACCCTGGTGTTGGGCCCGGGAGATATCGCATGTGCCCACCAACCGGGCGAATACCTGGAAATGTCACGCCTGGAGCCTACCGTGCGTCTATTGCGTGAGTTGATCGAATATTATTGTCTGAGCCCGGTAATTGCCCGCTGA
- a CDS encoding Lrp/AsnC family transcriptional regulator produces the protein MHAELDVYDRRILALLQEDASLSSAQIAEQVGLSQSPCWRRIQRLKEEGVIRGQVTLLDRKKIGLNTQIFAEVKLNAHGRSNFTEFTEAIRGFPEVLECYVLMGAVDFLLRIVTPDIEAYERFFFEKLSMVPGIQEVNSIVALSEIKSTTSLPVQG, from the coding sequence ATGCACGCTGAACTGGACGTTTATGACCGACGCATTCTGGCACTGCTGCAGGAAGACGCTTCGCTCTCCAGTGCGCAGATCGCCGAGCAGGTGGGGTTGTCGCAGTCGCCTTGCTGGCGACGCATTCAACGTCTGAAAGAGGAGGGTGTGATTCGCGGCCAGGTCACCTTGCTCGACCGCAAGAAGATCGGCCTGAACACGCAGATTTTCGCCGAGGTGAAACTCAACGCTCACGGCCGCTCCAACTTCACCGAATTCACCGAAGCGATTCGCGGTTTTCCTGAAGTGCTGGAGTGCTATGTGCTGATGGGGGCGGTGGATTTTCTGTTGCGCATCGTCACCCCGGACATCGAAGCCTACGAACGATTTTTCTTCGAGAAGCTGTCAATGGTGCCGGGGATCCAGGAGGTCAACTCGATAGTGGCCTTGTCCGAGATCAAGTCCACCACGAGTTTGCCGGTGCAGGGTTAA
- a CDS encoding GspE/PulE family protein, which yields MAVVSTTQDRWLDLNDLMRELVAQGFISQDAAEQALASRQHLHNSQLHPLEFIASQQLDDLSRPGKPLDLENLTLWLAQQAGQPYLRIDPLSIDVAAVTPLMSYAFAQRHRILAVAIGREAVTVASAQPYVSSWEADLAHVLKLPIKRVVANPAEIQRFTVEFFRLAKSVSGASNTDQKMNSMGNFEQLLTLGASDQEPDANDAHIVNIVDWLFQYAFQQRASDIHIEPRREQGTVRFRIDGVLHNVYQFPPQVTMAIVSRLKSLGRMNVAEKRKPQDGRVKTRTPDGGEVELRLSTLPTAFGEKMVMRIFDPQVLLQDFDLLGFSADDLRRWQDMTRQPNGIILVTGPTGSGKTTTLYTTLKKLATPQVNLCTIEDPIEMIEPAFNQMQVQHNIDLTFASGVRALMRQDPDIIMIGEIRDLETAEMAIQAALTGHLVLSTLHTNDAPSAISRLLELGVPHYLIKATVLGVMAQRLVRTLCPHCKAPQVLAEDDWQELTRPWQAALPDAAQRAVGCLECRDTGYRGRAGVYEILQLSDSLKALINADTDLLALKRQALKEGMRSLRLSGAQKVAAGLTTIEEVLRVTPRNEMK from the coding sequence ATGGCCGTCGTATCCACTACCCAGGACCGCTGGCTGGATCTCAATGATCTGATGCGCGAACTGGTTGCCCAGGGTTTCATCAGCCAGGACGCTGCCGAGCAGGCGCTAGCCAGTCGCCAGCATCTACACAACAGTCAACTGCACCCATTGGAGTTCATCGCCAGCCAGCAACTCGATGATCTCAGCCGGCCCGGCAAACCCCTGGACCTGGAAAACCTGACCCTCTGGCTGGCCCAGCAGGCCGGCCAACCCTATTTGCGCATCGATCCGCTGAGCATCGATGTGGCGGCAGTCACCCCGCTGATGTCCTATGCCTTCGCCCAGCGCCACCGGATCCTCGCCGTGGCAATCGGCCGCGAGGCGGTGACGGTCGCGAGTGCCCAGCCCTATGTCAGCAGCTGGGAGGCGGATCTGGCGCATGTGCTGAAACTGCCGATCAAACGTGTCGTCGCCAACCCGGCAGAGATCCAGCGCTTCACCGTCGAGTTCTTCCGGCTGGCCAAATCGGTCAGCGGCGCCAGCAACACCGATCAAAAAATGAACAGCATGGGCAACTTCGAACAGTTGCTTACGCTGGGCGCCAGCGACCAGGAGCCCGATGCCAATGACGCGCATATCGTCAATATCGTCGACTGGCTGTTCCAGTACGCCTTCCAGCAACGTGCCAGCGATATCCACATCGAACCCCGTCGCGAGCAAGGCACGGTGCGCTTTCGCATCGACGGCGTGCTGCACAATGTCTACCAATTCCCGCCGCAGGTGACCATGGCTATCGTCAGTCGCCTGAAAAGCCTGGGCCGCATGAACGTCGCGGAAAAACGCAAACCCCAGGACGGTCGGGTCAAGACCAGGACGCCCGATGGCGGTGAAGTCGAATTGCGCCTGTCGACGCTGCCCACAGCCTTTGGCGAAAAAATGGTCATGCGGATTTTCGACCCGCAGGTGCTGCTCCAGGACTTCGACCTGCTGGGTTTTTCTGCCGACGATCTGCGCCGCTGGCAGGACATGACCCGTCAGCCCAACGGCATTATCCTGGTCACCGGCCCCACGGGTTCGGGGAAGACCACCACGCTCTATACCACCCTGAAAAAACTGGCGACGCCGCAGGTCAACCTCTGCACCATCGAAGACCCGATCGAAATGATCGAGCCGGCATTCAACCAGATGCAGGTCCAGCACAATATCGACCTGACGTTCGCCAGCGGCGTGCGCGCGCTGATGCGCCAGGACCCGGACATCATCATGATCGGCGAAATCCGCGACCTGGAGACGGCCGAAATGGCGATCCAGGCCGCCTTGACCGGGCATCTGGTGCTCTCGACCCTGCACACAAACGATGCGCCCAGCGCCATCAGCCGCTTGCTCGAACTCGGCGTACCGCACTATCTGATCAAAGCGACCGTGCTTGGGGTCATGGCCCAACGCCTGGTGCGTACCTTGTGCCCGCACTGCAAGGCGCCGCAGGTATTGGCCGAAGACGATTGGCAAGAGCTGACCCGACCCTGGCAAGCCGCCTTGCCCGACGCCGCGCAGCGGGCAGTGGGTTGCCTGGAGTGTCGCGATACCGGCTATAGGGGCCGGGCCGGCGTATATGAAATTCTGCAGCTGTCCGACAGCCTCAAGGCGCTGATCAACGCCGACACCGACCTGCTTGCGCTCAAGCGCCAGGCGCTCAAGGAAGGCATGCGCAGCCTGAGGCTCTCCGGGGCACAGAAAGTCGCCGCCGGCCTGACTACAATCGAAGAAGTGCTGCGTGTCACGCCACGAAATGAAATGAAGTAA
- the gcvT gene encoding glycine cleavage system aminomethyltransferase GcvT yields MGQRTPLYDLHLALGAKMVDFGGWDMPLHYGSQVEEHHQVRRDCGVFDVSHMTVIDVTGSQAKAWLRHLLANDVDRLQAPGKALYSAMLNEQGGVVDDMIVYLTEEGYRLVVNASTRDKDLAWMTAQLADYDVQLQERPELAMLAVQGPEARHKVAELVSQSRASLIHQLKPFEGLTDGDWFIARTGYTGEDGLEIILPSEQAPAFFNDLVGAGIAPSGLGARDTLRLEAGMNLYGQDIDEQHSPLVSNMAWSLALKPADRDFIGRSALKAEQAAGVKHKLVGLVLEERGVLRAHQVVRIAEVGEGEITSGSFSPTLSKSIALARLPMATADRAEVEIRGKWYPVRVVRPTFVRHGKILI; encoded by the coding sequence ATGGGACAGCGTACGCCTCTTTATGACCTGCACCTCGCGCTCGGCGCGAAGATGGTCGACTTTGGCGGTTGGGACATGCCCTTGCATTACGGCTCGCAAGTCGAGGAACACCATCAGGTGCGACGCGATTGCGGGGTCTTCGATGTATCGCACATGACGGTAATCGACGTCACCGGCAGTCAGGCCAAGGCCTGGCTCAGGCATTTGCTGGCCAATGATGTCGACCGCCTGCAGGCTCCGGGAAAGGCTTTGTACAGTGCCATGCTCAACGAGCAGGGGGGTGTGGTCGACGACATGATCGTCTACCTGACCGAAGAAGGTTACCGCCTGGTCGTCAATGCCTCGACCCGCGACAAGGACCTGGCCTGGATGACGGCGCAACTGGCAGACTATGATGTGCAGTTGCAGGAGCGTCCCGAACTGGCGATGCTCGCCGTGCAAGGCCCCGAAGCCCGGCACAAGGTTGCCGAACTGGTGAGCCAGTCGCGTGCCAGCCTGATTCACCAGCTCAAGCCTTTCGAAGGCCTGACCGATGGTGACTGGTTTATCGCGCGCACCGGCTATACCGGTGAAGACGGCCTGGAAATCATCCTGCCTTCGGAGCAGGCGCCGGCTTTTTTCAATGATCTGGTCGGTGCGGGCATTGCGCCGAGCGGCCTGGGGGCTCGCGATACCTTGCGCCTGGAAGCGGGCATGAACCTGTATGGCCAGGATATCGACGAGCAACATTCACCCCTGGTCTCTAACATGGCCTGGAGCCTGGCTCTGAAGCCTGCCGATCGCGACTTCATCGGCCGCTCCGCTCTGAAGGCCGAGCAAGCCGCCGGAGTGAAGCACAAACTGGTCGGCCTGGTGCTGGAGGAGCGGGGTGTATTGCGCGCTCACCAGGTCGTTCGCATCGCCGAAGTTGGCGAAGGAGAGATCACTAGTGGTAGTTTCTCTCCTACGCTGAGCAAGTCGATCGCACTGGCGCGGCTGCCGATGGCCACCGCCGACCGGGCCGAAGTAGAAATACGCGGCAAGTGGTACCCGGTTCGCGTGGTCAGGCCAACGTTCGTTCGTCATGGCAAAATCCTGATCTGA
- the gcvP gene encoding aminomethyl-transferring glycine dehydrogenase produces the protein MSQLPSLSQLQDPNAFLRRHLGPDANEQQAMLETLGLNSRVELIEQTVPPGILLNRALYLPPALDEYAALAKLKGYADQNQIWTSLIGMGYHGTLTPTVILRNVLENPGWYTAYTPYQPEIAQGRLEALLNFQQLTIDLTGLELANASLLDEATAAAEAMALAKRVAKSKSNLFFVDENCHPQTISVVQTRAEGFGFELVIDAVANLNKHQVFGALLQYPDTHGEIHDLRPLIEKLHSQQALACVSADLLSLLLLTPPGELGADVVFGTSQRFGVPMGYGGPHAAYFACRDEFKRAIPGRIIGVSKDARGNVALRMALQTREQHIRREKANSNICTAQVLLANIASCYAVYHGPEGLKWIAQRVHRLTCILAAGLQSKGLVRLNRHFFDTLTVEVGGSQTAIIESAQDAQINLRILGRGQLGVSLDETCTEETVARLFDVFLGADHGLKVSELDAQDLAAGIPDGLLRTSSYLTHPVFNLHHSETEMLRYLKQLENKDLALNQSMIPLGSCTMKLNASSEMIPITWPGFAQLHPFAPTDQAQGYKAMIDELQDWFCAITGFDAICMQPNSGAQGEYAGLLAIRKYHESRQQGQRNLCLIPASAHGTNPASAQMAGMQVVIVECDEAGNVNLEDLKAKAEAAGDKLSCLMATYPSTHGVYEEGIREICEVIHAHGGQVYMDGANLNAQVGLTRPADIGADVSHMNLHKTFCIPHGGGGPGMGPIGIKAHLVPFVANHPVISLEGPDPKNGAVSAAPWGSASILPISWMYIAMMGPELADASEVAILSANYVAQQLSGAFPVLYRGRNDRVAHECILDLRPLKAQTGISEEDVAKRLMDYGFHAPTMSFPVPGTLMVEPTESESKAELDRFIEAMLSIRAEIAQVQNGTWSAEDNPLKRAPHTLADITGIWERPYSITQAVTPSAHTRMHKYWPAVNRVDNVYGDRNLFCACVPLDAYR, from the coding sequence ATGTCCCAGTTGCCGTCCCTGAGTCAACTGCAAGACCCGAATGCCTTCCTGCGCCGCCATCTTGGTCCCGATGCCAATGAACAGCAGGCCATGCTTGAAACCCTCGGCCTGAACAGTCGGGTCGAGTTGATCGAGCAAACGGTGCCCCCGGGAATTCTCCTGAACCGGGCGTTGTACCTGCCGCCGGCCCTGGACGAATACGCGGCACTGGCCAAGCTCAAGGGCTATGCCGACCAGAACCAGATCTGGACCAGCCTGATCGGCATGGGCTACCACGGCACCCTCACGCCGACGGTCATTCTGCGCAACGTGCTGGAAAATCCCGGCTGGTACACCGCCTATACACCCTATCAGCCGGAAATCGCCCAGGGTCGTCTGGAAGCGCTGCTCAACTTCCAGCAGCTGACCATCGACCTGACCGGGCTTGAGCTGGCCAACGCTTCATTGTTGGACGAAGCCACGGCGGCCGCCGAAGCCATGGCCCTGGCCAAACGCGTGGCCAAGTCGAAAAGCAATCTGTTCTTCGTCGATGAAAACTGCCACCCGCAGACAATTTCGGTGGTACAGACCCGGGCTGAAGGATTTGGCTTCGAGTTGGTCATCGACGCTGTGGCCAACTTGAACAAGCATCAGGTGTTCGGTGCCTTGCTGCAGTACCCCGATACCCATGGCGAAATCCATGACCTGCGGCCCCTGATCGAAAAACTGCACAGCCAGCAAGCGTTGGCCTGTGTGTCGGCGGACCTGCTCAGCCTGCTGCTGCTGACCCCGCCCGGCGAGCTGGGCGCTGACGTCGTGTTCGGTACTTCCCAGCGTTTCGGCGTACCGATGGGCTACGGGGGCCCCCATGCGGCCTACTTTGCCTGTCGCGATGAATTCAAACGAGCGATTCCAGGACGAATCATCGGCGTTTCCAAGGATGCTCGCGGTAACGTCGCACTGCGCATGGCCCTGCAAACCCGTGAACAACACATCCGTCGCGAGAAGGCCAACTCGAACATCTGCACCGCTCAGGTGCTGCTGGCCAATATCGCCAGCTGCTATGCGGTGTACCACGGCCCCGAAGGGCTGAAGTGGATTGCCCAGCGCGTCCATCGCCTGACCTGCATCCTGGCCGCCGGCCTGCAAAGCAAAGGGCTGGTGCGGCTCAACCGGCACTTCTTCGACACCCTCACTGTGGAAGTCGGCGGTAGCCAGACGGCGATCATCGAAAGCGCACAGGATGCGCAGATCAACCTGCGCATCCTCGGGCGCGGGCAATTGGGCGTCAGCCTGGACGAGACCTGTACCGAAGAGACGGTGGCGCGCTTGTTCGATGTGTTCCTGGGGGCCGATCACGGCCTGAAGGTGTCCGAACTGGATGCCCAGGATCTGGCTGCGGGCATTCCCGACGGGCTGTTGCGAACCTCTTCTTACCTGACTCATCCGGTATTCAACCTGCATCACAGCGAAACCGAGATGCTGCGCTATCTCAAGCAACTGGAAAACAAGGACCTGGCACTCAACCAGTCGATGATCCCGCTGGGCTCCTGCACCATGAAACTCAATGCCAGCAGCGAGATGATTCCGATTACCTGGCCTGGCTTCGCCCAACTGCACCCCTTCGCGCCGACAGATCAGGCCCAGGGCTACAAGGCAATGATCGACGAGCTGCAGGACTGGTTCTGCGCAATCACCGGTTTCGACGCCATCTGCATGCAGCCCAATTCCGGCGCCCAGGGTGAGTACGCGGGTCTGCTGGCAATTCGCAAATACCACGAGAGCCGTCAGCAGGGGCAACGAAATCTCTGCCTGATCCCGGCCTCTGCCCATGGCACCAACCCGGCGTCGGCCCAGATGGCCGGCATGCAGGTGGTTATCGTCGAGTGCGACGAGGCGGGCAACGTGAACCTTGAAGATCTCAAGGCCAAAGCCGAGGCAGCAGGAGACAAGTTGTCATGCCTGATGGCGACATACCCCTCGACCCATGGGGTCTATGAGGAGGGGATCAGGGAGATCTGCGAAGTGATCCATGCCCATGGCGGCCAGGTGTACATGGATGGCGCCAACCTCAACGCCCAGGTTGGCCTGACCCGGCCGGCGGACATAGGTGCCGACGTTTCGCACATGAACCTGCACAAAACCTTCTGCATTCCCCATGGAGGAGGCGGCCCGGGAATGGGCCCGATTGGTATAAAGGCCCACCTGGTGCCGTTCGTTGCCAATCACCCGGTCATCTCGCTGGAAGGGCCGGACCCGAAAAACGGGGCCGTCAGTGCCGCCCCCTGGGGCAGTGCGAGCATTCTGCCGATCAGCTGGATGTACATCGCCATGATGGGGCCAGAGCTGGCCGATGCCAGCGAGGTGGCGATCCTGTCCGCGAACTACGTCGCGCAACAACTGAGTGGGGCGTTCCCGGTACTGTATCGAGGGCGCAACGACCGCGTGGCGCATGAATGCATACTCGACCTGCGGCCACTCAAGGCGCAGACCGGGATCAGCGAGGAGGATGTTGCCAAGCGCCTGATGGATTATGGCTTCCATGCACCCACCATGTCGTTCCCGGTGCCGGGAACCCTGATGGTCGAGCCGACCGAAAGCGAGTCCAAGGCCGAGCTGGATCGGTTTATCGAGGCCATGCTGAGCATTCGGGCCGAGATCGCGCAGGTTCAGAACGGCACCTGGTCGGCGGAAGACAACCCGCTGAAACGCGCGCCGCACACCCTGGCCGATATTACGGGCATCTGGGAACGGCCTTACAGCATCACCCAGGCGGTCACCCCCAGTGCTCATACGCGGATGCACAAGTATTGGCCGGCGGTGAACCGGGTCGACAATGTGTATGGGGATCGCAATCTGTTCTGCGCTTGCGTGCCGTTGGATGCGTATCGGTGA
- a CDS encoding DUF2388 domain-containing protein, whose product MRFKLAAATLALLSLPVGSAMADDDFLQTILSSGATSASTYLTSKDDKLIVAAQDDASSYVASEGSIRGPYLESAIQKVRADNPGLQASDMELANAILAKSAVAGN is encoded by the coding sequence ATGCGTTTCAAACTGGCTGCCGCAACCCTAGCGCTGCTTTCCTTGCCTGTCGGCTCTGCCATGGCCGATGACGATTTCTTGCAAACCATCCTCTCCTCCGGCGCCACCTCTGCTTCTACCTACCTGACCTCCAAGGATGACAAGTTGATTGTCGCAGCGCAGGACGATGCGAGCAGCTACGTTGCCAGCGAAGGCAGCATTCGCGGGCCGTACCTGGAATCGGCCATTCAGAAAGTCCGGGCCGATAACCCGGGGTTGCAGGCCAGCGACATGGAGTTGGCCAATGCGATTCTGGCCAAGAGTGCTGTAGCGGGTAATTGA